A single window of Methylomarinum sp. Ch1-1 DNA harbors:
- a CDS encoding papain-like cysteine protease family protein, translating to MGYCLNVPFVTQLGIGSHVKGVNPIDDPTGCWYASACMVGYSFEAGPRLGVPELYTLPLKQNAKGKVLQYGHYVINTAWMPTLKAREQLVDVDEPTNQEWTAKALIDELKKYGPIFFGWLKTHNGQTYGHASVIVGVKNPGAKNPQVIIHDPENRPFFEIDLQELNQKIIWGVGFTLRRAGNAYQHNISTK from the coding sequence ATGGGATACTGTTTAAATGTTCCCTTCGTTACCCAATTAGGTATCGGATCCCATGTAAAAGGCGTGAATCCGATTGATGACCCGACAGGATGTTGGTATGCCAGCGCCTGTATGGTGGGCTATAGTTTTGAGGCAGGCCCACGTCTGGGAGTCCCGGAGTTGTACACGCTCCCCCTCAAACAGAACGCAAAGGGCAAGGTGCTGCAATACGGGCATTACGTGATCAATACCGCCTGGATGCCAACGCTCAAGGCACGAGAACAACTGGTCGATGTCGATGAACCGACTAACCAGGAATGGACAGCTAAGGCGTTGATCGATGAATTAAAAAAATATGGGCCGATTTTTTTTGGTTGGCTTAAAACCCACAACGGCCAGACTTATGGTCATGCATCGGTCATTGTCGGCGTTAAAAATCCGGGGGCCAAGAATCCTCAAGTCATTATCCACGACCCTGAAAACAGGCCTTTTTTTGAAATCGACCTGCAGGAACTGAATCAAAAAATCATCTGGGGCGTCGGCTTTACATTGCGCAGAGCCGGAAATGCCTACCAGCATAATATATCGACGAAATAA